A single Nicotiana tabacum cultivar K326 chromosome 5, ASM71507v2, whole genome shotgun sequence DNA region contains:
- the LOC107810795 gene encoding RING-H2 finger protein ATL70-like — protein MNNTTFSDPNSDTGGFLGSGNIGGFGYGIGVSVGVLLLITTITLTSYFCTRNQTSELPPRRQRTINQNELSEHCVVEIGLDEKTLLSYPKLLYSEAKVNHKDSTASCCSICLADYKKKDMLRLLPDCGHLFHLKCVDPWLMLNPSCPVCRTSPLPTPQSTPLAEVVPLATRPLG, from the coding sequence ATGAATAACACCACCTTCTCCGATCCAAATTCCGACACCGGAGGTTTTCTCGGATCGGGAAATATCGGAGGATTCGGCTACGGAATTGGTGTTTCAGTAGGTGTTCTTCTTTTAATTACAACAATAACccttacttcatatttttgtactCGAAATCAAACATCAGAGTTACCACCAAGAAGACAAAGAACAATCAATCAAAACGAGCTTTCTGAACATTGTGTGGTGGAAATAGGGCTCGATGAAAAAACACTTTTGAGTTATCCTAAGTTGTTGTACTCTGAAGCTAAGGTCAATCATAAGGACTCAACAGCTAGTTGTTGTTCAATATGTTTAGCAGATTATAAGAAGAAGGACATGCTTCGATTGTTACCAGATTGTGGACATTTGTTTCACTTGAAATGTGTGGATCCTTGGCTCATGTTGAATCCAAGTTGTCCAGTTTGTAGAACATCTCCATTGCCAACACCACAATCTACTCCTTTGGCTGAGGTTGTTCCTTTGGCAACTAGACCTTTGGGATGA